A stretch of Chloracidobacterium validum DNA encodes these proteins:
- a CDS encoding arginine repressor, producing the protein MEKAERQQALLELIERERLSTQADLRAALAARYGIICDQGTISRDIKELGLVRFSDANGAYYGRTMLTFPSSNETFLLSRLVRRAQAAENLIVVHTDAANAHPVAEALDRLAFPEVIGTVAGDNTVLVVVKNAAAARRLAERIVNLAGVSAPAGGPYQKNGQALRGRGRHDRTQVTKGRSAKEGKHRS; encoded by the coding sequence ATGGAGAAAGCCGAACGTCAGCAAGCTCTACTAGAACTTATTGAGCGCGAGCGACTGAGCACCCAGGCCGACTTGCGTGCTGCACTAGCTGCGCGCTACGGCATCATCTGCGATCAGGGAACCATCTCCCGTGACATCAAGGAGCTGGGCTTGGTGAGATTTTCTGATGCTAATGGCGCTTACTATGGGCGAACCATGCTGACGTTTCCTAGCTCAAATGAAACGTTTTTGCTGTCGCGGTTGGTCCGCCGAGCGCAGGCCGCCGAAAACCTGATCGTTGTTCACACCGATGCAGCTAACGCCCATCCCGTCGCAGAGGCGCTTGACCGGCTGGCCTTCCCAGAAGTCATTGGCACGGTCGCCGGCGACAATACAGTGTTGGTTGTGGTCAAGAATGCGGCTGCCGCGCGGCGGCTTGCGGAGCGGATTGTCAATCTGGCCGGGGTGTCCGCCCCAGCCGGTGGTCCTTATCAAAAGAATGGTCAGGCACTGCGCGGTCGTGGCAGGCATGACCGCACTCAGGTCACAAAAGGTCGAAGTGCCAAGGAAGGGAAGCATCGGTCATGA
- a CDS encoding N-acetylornithine carbamoyltransferase, translating into MRHFIDTSEYDRATLEHILTHALAHRGVRSQALARRAVALIFFDSSLRTRTSFAVGIAQLGGTCVTLEVGRGAWNLEYLEGVVMDGDKPEHVADAARVLSRYFDVLAIRCFPSLKRADEDHADPVIEAFRRYATVPVINLESALYHPCQAMADMLTIRERFGRTDGLRVALAWTPHVKALPTAVPNSFALAATQLGCRLTIVAPPGFLLPDKVMARLPGVDVIHDQAVLADQDVVYAKSWTSLEDYGASPPACYRDWILTPEKLGRARFLHCLPVRRNVEVTDAVLESIQNDAYDEAEHRLHVQKSILLHCLNII; encoded by the coding sequence ATGAGACATTTCATTGACACTAGTGAGTATGACCGCGCTACGCTTGAGCATATTTTGACGCATGCCTTGGCGCACCGGGGGGTGCGTTCACAGGCCCTGGCCAGGCGGGCGGTGGCGCTGATTTTTTTCGATAGCTCACTCCGCACCCGGACGAGCTTTGCCGTTGGCATTGCCCAGCTTGGTGGGACGTGTGTCACCCTGGAGGTTGGGCGTGGCGCCTGGAATCTCGAATATCTCGAAGGCGTCGTCATGGACGGCGACAAGCCGGAGCATGTCGCCGACGCGGCCCGGGTGTTGTCGCGGTATTTCGATGTGCTGGCCATTCGCTGTTTCCCATCGCTCAAGCGGGCTGACGAAGACCATGCCGATCCGGTCATCGAAGCCTTTCGCCGTTATGCCACCGTTCCGGTCATCAACCTGGAGTCGGCGCTTTACCATCCCTGTCAGGCAATGGCCGATATGTTGACCATCCGCGAGCGGTTCGGGCGAACGGACGGCCTCCGGGTCGCGTTAGCCTGGACGCCCCATGTCAAGGCGCTGCCAACGGCCGTGCCAAACTCGTTTGCGCTCGCGGCCACCCAGCTTGGTTGTCGGCTGACGATTGTCGCCCCGCCGGGCTTTCTGCTCCCAGACAAGGTCATGGCGCGTTTGCCGGGGGTTGATGTGATCCACGACCAAGCGGTGTTGGCTGACCAGGATGTGGTGTATGCCAAGTCCTGGACATCGCTCGAGGACTATGGCGCGTCGCCGCCGGCCTGCTACCGCGACTGGATACTCACGCCGGAAAAGCTTGGTCGGGCGCGTTTTTTGCACTGTTTGCCGGTGCGTCGCAACGTGGAAGTCACAGATGCTGTGTTGGAATCAATTCAAAACGATGCTTACGACGAGGCTGAACATCGTCTGCACGTTCAAAAATCCATTCTGCTGCACTGCTTGAACATTATCTGA
- the argH gene encoding argininosuccinate lyase, producing MTADPRLPQSSDAPGLRAAFSAPMADDIAKFVASVETDRHLLEADLRGSLAHVAMLEAVGVLTAEQATRLRHGLERIRAEGLDLDPAYEDVHMNVERRLEDLIGADARLLHTARSRNDQVALDLRLYVRDCEARLRLALAELTTALVDQAEAYADVVLPGYTHVQRAQPVSLAHVLLAYHAALTRDLERLRQPFISPLGAGALAGTAVPIDPRRTAQELGADGVFSNALDAVTDRDFAVNFVFAGALLAVHLSQLAETLILWCSQEFNFIHLPDELTTGSSLMPQKKNPDCLELVRGRAGQCIGELVNLLTTLKGLPVGYNRDLQETKPPVVRVGETVLASVNVCALAIRQMTVHREVMRQAASDEKLYATDLVERLVAQGVPFRTAYTIIGNLVRRGVPFSQVPADEWATLGLRVMPETFTPEQSIAGRTSHGGTSPARITDQIAAARAARREDLS from the coding sequence ATGACCGCTGATCCGCGTTTGCCTCAGTCATCCGACGCGCCCGGACTCCGTGCCGCCTTTAGCGCGCCGATGGCAGATGATATTGCGAAATTCGTCGCTTCGGTCGAGACCGACCGCCACCTGCTTGAGGCTGACCTGCGCGGTTCACTGGCGCATGTCGCCATGCTTGAAGCCGTCGGCGTGTTGACGGCCGAGCAGGCGACCCGCTTGCGCCACGGACTCGAGCGCATCCGTGCCGAAGGGCTTGACCTCGATCCGGCGTACGAAGACGTGCACATGAACGTTGAGCGGCGGCTGGAAGACCTCATCGGCGCGGATGCGCGGCTGCTGCATACGGCGCGCAGCCGCAACGACCAAGTGGCGCTTGACTTGCGCCTGTACGTGCGCGATTGCGAAGCCCGGTTGCGACTGGCGCTGGCCGAACTGACGACGGCGCTCGTTGACCAAGCTGAAGCGTATGCCGATGTCGTTTTGCCCGGCTACACGCACGTCCAACGCGCCCAGCCAGTTTCACTGGCGCATGTCTTGCTAGCCTATCACGCGGCATTGACGCGCGACCTCGAACGGTTGCGTCAGCCGTTCATCTCACCGCTTGGCGCAGGCGCATTGGCCGGAACCGCCGTGCCGATCGATCCGCGCCGGACGGCCCAGGAACTCGGCGCGGATGGGGTCTTCAGCAATGCGCTGGATGCCGTCACCGACCGCGACTTTGCCGTGAACTTCGTCTTTGCCGGTGCGCTCCTGGCGGTTCATCTCTCACAGTTGGCGGAAACGCTCATTCTGTGGTGTTCGCAGGAATTCAACTTCATTCACCTGCCTGACGAACTCACCACCGGTTCAAGCCTGATGCCGCAGAAGAAAAATCCCGACTGTCTGGAATTGGTCCGTGGACGCGCCGGCCAGTGCATTGGCGAGTTGGTCAACCTCTTGACGACGCTCAAGGGTTTGCCAGTTGGTTACAACCGCGACTTGCAAGAAACCAAGCCGCCGGTTGTGCGGGTCGGTGAAACGGTTCTGGCTTCTGTGAACGTCTGCGCACTGGCGATTCGGCAGATGACGGTTCACCGTGAGGTGATGCGTCAAGCTGCGTCAGACGAGAAACTTTACGCGACCGATCTGGTTGAGCGATTGGTTGCCCAGGGGGTGCCGTTTCGGACGGCCTACACAATAATTGGCAATTTGGTACGCCGCGGCGTACCCTTCTCACAAGTGCCTGCTGATGAATGGGCGACGCTCGGTCTGCGCGTCATGCCTGAAACCTTCACCCCGGAACAATCTATCGCGGGACGAACCTCCCACGGGGGCACGTCACCGGCTCGCATTACTGACCAGATTGCTGCTGCGCGCGCTGCGCGCCGGGAGGACTTGTCATGA
- a CDS encoding glycosyltransferase, translating into MRVLFVVPYLGAKYGGIAKVVQELSQAAGGAGAAVDIITTDADGEQRRQVAHCTWNEADRYRVMYFPCWHRKDFILSRSLVRWFAQHGATYDVIHTHSIFAPLIAAVQWHCRRQGLPYVTTPHGMLEPWALAYKAWKKRAYYKLIEQPALRGARLIQATASQEAKHIASLDLDTPVELIPNGLRRQEFESLPASDVFYAAYPALRHKRLILFFGRIDPKKGLDLLAPAFARIHEKHPTAHLLVVGQDNVGFLPRAKQFFVDAKCMNAVTFADWMSGALLYAMLRSVELHIAPSYSEGFSMGILMCIAAGAPTIMTTGCNFPEAGVAGGARIVDSTVDALAEALDDLLSNPAAARAMGERGRAFVLANYTWDRIAQQLLATYERILTT; encoded by the coding sequence ATGCGGGTATTGTTTGTTGTCCCTTATTTGGGCGCGAAATATGGTGGCATCGCCAAAGTCGTGCAGGAACTTTCCCAGGCGGCCGGAGGGGCCGGCGCAGCCGTGGACATCATCACCACCGATGCCGATGGTGAGCAGCGTCGCCAAGTTGCGCACTGCACCTGGAACGAGGCGGACCGCTATCGGGTCATGTACTTCCCATGCTGGCATCGGAAAGATTTCATTCTCAGCCGGTCGCTGGTACGGTGGTTCGCGCAGCATGGCGCGACTTATGACGTGATTCATACCCATTCGATCTTCGCGCCGCTCATTGCGGCCGTACAGTGGCATTGTCGTCGGCAAGGGCTGCCGTATGTCACGACGCCGCACGGCATGCTGGAACCCTGGGCCCTGGCCTACAAGGCTTGGAAGAAGCGGGCCTACTATAAGCTGATCGAGCAGCCGGCCTTGCGTGGCGCGCGGTTGATTCAGGCGACCGCCTCACAAGAGGCCAAGCACATTGCATCCCTTGACCTTGACACGCCGGTTGAACTCATTCCCAATGGCTTGCGCCGACAAGAATTTGAGTCGTTGCCAGCCTCCGATGTCTTTTACGCGGCCTATCCGGCGCTGCGTCACAAGCGCCTCATCCTGTTCTTCGGACGCATTGACCCGAAAAAGGGACTTGACTTACTCGCGCCGGCCTTTGCCCGGATTCACGAGAAACATCCAACGGCGCACCTGCTGGTCGTCGGACAGGACAACGTCGGGTTTCTGCCGCGGGCGAAGCAGTTTTTCGTTGACGCCAAGTGCATGAACGCCGTGACCTTTGCCGACTGGATGAGCGGAGCGCTGCTTTATGCCATGCTGCGCTCGGTTGAACTCCATATCGCGCCTTCCTATTCGGAGGGCTTCAGTATGGGGATTTTGATGTGCATTGCTGCCGGCGCACCGACCATCATGACGACCGGCTGCAACTTCCCCGAGGCTGGCGTCGCCGGTGGAGCGCGCATCGTGGACAGCACGGTGGATGCCCTGGCCGAGGCACTGGATGACCTGTTGTCCAACCCGGCCGCAGCACGGGCCATGGGAGAACGGGGCCGGGCGTTTGTCTTGGCCAACTACACTTGGGATCGCATCGCGCAACAATTGCTTGCAACCTATGAGCGCATCCTCACCACATGA
- a CDS encoding NAD-dependent epimerase/dehydratase family protein, with amino-acid sequence MATCLVTGGNGFIGSHLVDQLVARAPVIVFDRRERRYDTPPAGVRVVLGSLSDRDLVRNVLTEFGVETVYHLAWSSIHESATRHPVADIESNLVPTVNLLEACRESGVRRVVYLSSGGTVYGVPQTNALTEAHPTEPINAYGVTKLTVEKYLGAYHHLYGLEYVVFRPSVPYGPRQNPLGRQGAIAVFLYRALRGEPIVLFGDGQTSRDFFFITDMVEPLTQAGLSNLGTNQVFNLGGGQSYSLNEVVAMIEQVIGRTVPVRHEPARRIDVPRVCLDSTAAARVFGWQPTTSLREGLERTVAWMRTARLLS; translated from the coding sequence ATGGCAACCTGTTTGGTGACCGGAGGGAACGGATTCATTGGTTCGCACCTAGTTGACCAACTGGTTGCGCGCGCCCCGGTGATTGTCTTTGACCGCCGTGAGCGGCGCTATGACACCCCACCGGCCGGCGTGCGCGTGGTGCTCGGCAGCTTGTCCGACCGCGACTTGGTGCGGAATGTGCTCACCGAGTTTGGTGTCGAGACGGTCTATCACCTGGCCTGGAGTTCGATTCATGAAAGCGCGACGCGCCATCCGGTCGCCGACATCGAGTCAAACCTCGTCCCGACGGTCAACCTGCTCGAGGCCTGCCGTGAAAGTGGCGTTCGGCGGGTGGTCTATCTCTCATCTGGTGGAACGGTCTATGGCGTGCCGCAAACCAATGCCCTGACCGAAGCCCACCCGACCGAGCCGATCAATGCCTATGGAGTGACGAAGTTGACCGTCGAGAAGTACCTTGGCGCGTATCACCATCTCTACGGCCTCGAGTATGTCGTCTTTCGTCCTTCGGTTCCCTACGGTCCGCGTCAGAACCCGCTCGGTCGTCAGGGAGCCATTGCCGTTTTTCTTTACCGTGCCCTGCGTGGCGAACCAATCGTTCTGTTCGGTGATGGGCAAACCAGCCGGGATTTTTTCTTCATCACGGATATGGTCGAGCCGCTCACGCAGGCCGGACTGAGCAACCTGGGAACCAACCAGGTCTTCAACTTGGGTGGCGGGCAGAGCTACAGCCTGAACGAGGTTGTCGCCATGATTGAGCAGGTCATCGGGCGCACGGTGCCGGTACGGCATGAGCCGGCGCGGCGGATTGATGTGCCGCGGGTTTGTCTTGACTCGACGGCCGCCGCGCGGGTCTTCGGCTGGCAGCCGACGACTTCATTGCGTGAGGGGCTTGAGCGGACTGTTGCCTGGATGCGGACGGCACGGCTACTGTCCTGA
- a CDS encoding DinB family protein — protein sequence MSIAQAFIGELTHEAQTTRKLLERIPEQHFDWKPHEKSMTLQRLAVHVTEMHGWISTTVETPALDFAAMDYKPKSPQTTAELVAMFDETLAQAVKSLSQVTDESLMVRWQLRHGEQVLLDLPRAQVLRGMVMNHIIHHRGQLSVYLRWLDIPLPAIYGPSADER from the coding sequence ATGTCTATAGCGCAGGCGTTCATCGGCGAGTTGACCCATGAGGCTCAAACAACTCGTAAGCTGCTCGAGCGCATCCCGGAGCAACACTTTGATTGGAAGCCGCATGAAAAATCCATGACGCTTCAACGGCTGGCCGTGCATGTGACTGAAATGCACGGGTGGATCAGCACCACGGTTGAGACGCCAGCGCTGGATTTCGCTGCAATGGACTATAAACCCAAGTCGCCACAGACCACTGCCGAACTCGTGGCGATGTTTGATGAAACGCTGGCGCAAGCCGTGAAGTCACTCAGCCAAGTCACGGATGAGTCGCTGATGGTGCGGTGGCAACTGCGCCATGGGGAACAGGTGTTACTCGACCTACCCCGCGCGCAGGTCCTGCGTGGCATGGTGATGAACCATATCATTCACCATCGCGGGCAGCTATCTGTTTACCTTCGCTGGCTCGACATTCCACTTCCAGCCATCTATGGGCCGAGCGCCGATGAGCGGTGA
- the argC gene encoding N-acetyl-gamma-glutamyl-phosphate reductase: MAEVTSLTAARRRVAVVGASGYIGGEMTRLLLAHPNVEVVAVTGRESAGKPLTTVHPNLLGTDLVLRPLNEIGEADVVFLALPNGEAMTQIDALPKSAAVIDASADFRLRDPAVYAATYRRPHTAVAWLERFVYGLPELFRADIRAARYVAAPGCFATAAALALYPLAAAGLIERAFINGVTGSSGAGVVARATTHHPFRADALFAYEPFTHRHVPEIAQTLKFSTGGETAFVFQPHSGPFVRGILVTAYVQLGTSLTQEDGWLLYAKRYADAPFVRLRAEPPDIKWVRGTNYCDLGVAVRDRIAIVWAALDNVIKGGAGQAIQCFNLMCSLPETTGLTMLALHP, encoded by the coding sequence ATGGCTGAAGTCACATCATTGACGGCGGCGCGACGGCGCGTCGCCGTTGTGGGCGCGTCCGGCTATATTGGTGGCGAGATGACGCGCTTGTTGCTTGCTCACCCAAACGTCGAAGTGGTTGCGGTGACGGGCCGCGAATCGGCCGGTAAACCGCTAACCACGGTTCACCCTAATCTGCTTGGGACAGACTTGGTATTGAGGCCGCTAAACGAGATTGGCGAGGCTGATGTCGTGTTCCTGGCGCTCCCAAACGGGGAAGCCATGACGCAAATTGATGCGTTACCCAAGTCGGCCGCGGTCATTGACGCTTCAGCCGATTTTAGGCTACGCGATCCGGCGGTCTATGCTGCAACCTATCGTCGCCCCCATACGGCCGTGGCGTGGCTTGAGCGGTTTGTTTATGGCTTGCCGGAACTGTTCCGGGCTGACATCCGCGCAGCGCGTTACGTTGCCGCGCCGGGATGCTTTGCCACGGCCGCGGCGCTTGCGCTCTATCCGTTGGCGGCGGCCGGACTGATTGAGCGGGCCTTTATCAATGGCGTTACCGGTTCATCGGGAGCAGGTGTGGTGGCGCGCGCCACCACGCATCACCCCTTTCGGGCGGATGCGCTTTTTGCTTACGAACCCTTTACGCACCGCCACGTCCCGGAAATTGCGCAAACGCTCAAGTTCAGCACCGGCGGTGAGACCGCATTCGTTTTTCAGCCGCACTCTGGTCCATTTGTGCGAGGCATTCTTGTAACGGCCTATGTCCAGTTAGGAACGTCCTTGACGCAGGAAGACGGGTGGCTTCTCTACGCAAAGCGTTATGCCGATGCCCCATTCGTACGCCTGCGCGCTGAACCACCTGACATCAAATGGGTGCGCGGGACGAACTACTGTGACCTTGGGGTTGCCGTCCGTGACCGAATTGCCATTGTGTGGGCGGCACTGGATAACGTCATCAAGGGTGGCGCCGGACAAGCTATCCAGTGTTTCAATCTAATGTGCAGCCTGCCTGAAACGACCGGGCTGACGATGCTTGCGTTACATCCATGA
- a CDS encoding argininosuccinate synthase, producing the protein MKKIALAYSGGLDTSVILTWLKETYGVPVVAFVADVGQNEDLAAVHEKALATGATEVVIADVREAFVRDYVFPALSAHAVYEGAYLLGTSLARPVIAKALVAAARSTGCDAVAHGATGKGNDQVRFELTVAALAPDLRVIAPWREWSFVGRSDLLAYAERHGIPVPVTAEKPYSMDANAMHISYEGGVLEDPWQPPPAGMFLWTTDPEQAPDEPALVDITFEAGVPVAIDGEALSPFRLLERANALGARHGIGRVDIVENRFIGLKSRGVYETPGATILMLAHRAVESLTLDREVAHFKETLAPKFAELVYNGFWFAPEMELLRATLAHTQRNVTGTARLKLYKGAAQVVGRKSPVGLYDAEAVSFETRTQVAPSDAGGFIAVQALRLRQAGRLSA; encoded by the coding sequence ATGAAAAAAATTGCCCTCGCCTACAGTGGTGGCCTCGATACGAGCGTTATTTTGACTTGGCTGAAGGAGACCTACGGCGTTCCGGTTGTGGCATTTGTCGCCGATGTCGGACAGAACGAAGACCTAGCTGCGGTGCACGAAAAAGCCCTGGCGACGGGCGCGACCGAAGTTGTCATTGCTGATGTTCGGGAAGCGTTTGTGCGCGATTATGTGTTTCCGGCGTTGAGCGCGCATGCCGTCTATGAAGGCGCGTACTTGCTCGGCACATCACTGGCGCGTCCGGTCATCGCCAAAGCCCTGGTGGCAGCCGCGCGGTCAACTGGCTGTGACGCCGTGGCTCATGGCGCGACCGGAAAGGGCAACGACCAAGTGCGCTTTGAACTGACCGTCGCGGCGCTCGCTCCTGACCTGCGGGTCATCGCTCCGTGGCGCGAGTGGTCCTTCGTGGGACGGAGCGATCTGCTGGCCTATGCCGAACGGCATGGCATTCCGGTGCCGGTGACGGCGGAAAAGCCCTACTCGATGGACGCCAACGCCATGCACATCAGCTACGAGGGCGGCGTGCTCGAAGACCCCTGGCAGCCGCCACCGGCAGGCATGTTTCTCTGGACAACCGATCCCGAACAAGCCCCCGATGAACCCGCGTTGGTTGACATCACCTTTGAAGCCGGGGTGCCGGTGGCCATTGATGGAGAAGCCCTATCACCTTTTCGGTTGCTGGAACGCGCCAACGCCCTGGGCGCACGACATGGCATCGGCCGCGTGGACATCGTGGAGAATCGCTTCATCGGGCTGAAGTCGCGCGGTGTGTACGAAACACCGGGCGCGACCATCCTGATGCTGGCCCATCGCGCCGTCGAGTCACTGACGCTTGACCGCGAGGTGGCGCATTTCAAGGAGACGCTCGCGCCGAAATTTGCCGAACTCGTTTACAACGGCTTCTGGTTTGCTCCCGAAATGGAGCTACTGCGCGCGACCCTGGCCCACACTCAACGGAACGTGACGGGAACGGCGCGTTTAAAGCTTTACAAAGGTGCGGCCCAGGTCGTCGGTCGTAAATCTCCGGTCGGACTTTACGATGCTGAAGCTGTGAGTTTTGAGACGCGCACGCAAGTTGCGCCCTCAGATGCCGGTGGGTTCATTGCTGTGCAGGCCTTGCGCCTGCGACAGGCGGGACGGTTGTCGGCATAG
- a CDS encoding FkbM family methyltransferase, translated as MTLLALLTKRVPTPVTILAGPFRGARLILNPAHSKRKILGAYEHVLNPWLRATLKRVDVVWDVGANDGYFTYGCAAAILAQGRQPHVVAFEPGLDDDALLEQQLTAPARAWVKAYAGATFEFIPAYVGANTDTRAVALDVAAADRPALAGRPALVKVDVEGSEVDVLDGATQLLRAPTQWLVEVHGDHLLEPVVSRFQAAQRLVDIHRLKPHWLFGPEARAIPTCWVTTRVEL; from the coding sequence ATGACCCTGCTTGCCCTGTTGACCAAGCGCGTGCCGACGCCGGTAACGATTTTGGCCGGCCCCTTTCGGGGGGCGCGCCTCATTCTCAATCCTGCTCACTCGAAGCGAAAAATCCTGGGGGCTTACGAGCATGTGCTCAACCCGTGGCTCAGGGCGACGCTCAAGCGCGTGGACGTCGTCTGGGATGTCGGCGCCAACGACGGTTACTTTACCTATGGTTGCGCGGCGGCCATCCTGGCCCAGGGGCGGCAGCCGCATGTTGTCGCCTTTGAGCCGGGCCTGGACGATGACGCCCTCCTCGAGCAACAACTGACCGCTCCGGCCAGGGCCTGGGTGAAAGCCTATGCCGGCGCGACCTTTGAGTTCATCCCAGCCTATGTTGGCGCGAACACCGACACGCGCGCCGTGGCGCTGGACGTGGCGGCGGCTGACCGTCCGGCGCTGGCCGGTCGTCCGGCGCTCGTCAAGGTGGACGTCGAAGGGTCCGAAGTGGACGTCCTCGACGGGGCGACGCAGCTTTTGCGCGCGCCGACGCAGTGGTTGGTCGAAGTCCATGGCGATCACTTGCTGGAACCCGTTGTGAGTCGGTTTCAAGCGGCTCAGCGGCTGGTTGACATTCATCGGCTCAAACCACACTGGCTTTTTGGCCCGGAAGCGCGCGCGATTCCGACCTGCTGGGTGACGACCCGTGTCGAGCTGTAA
- the argB gene encoding acetylglutamate kinase has protein sequence MGFDANVLREALPYINRFKGKTFVVKFGGKVAAEEATLDSFCEELALCAQVGIRVVAVHGGGMQANELSQQLGIKPKTINGRRVTDERALDVVKMVFGGKVNVEILGALRQAGVPAVGLSGVDGNILTARKRPPQVVVNLETGKPQTVDYGYVGEIFDVDTRLLDTLIEKDFVPVMASLAADEDGDIYNVNADTVASSIAAEMQAEKLVLATNVDGVLDDRGQLISRLTLQQVAAMIVSGQVAGGMLPKLEAAARALRSGVRSVHIINGMKAGALLREVFTEEGDGTMITINGHLDAVVRRT, from the coding sequence ATGGGATTTGACGCCAATGTACTTCGGGAAGCTCTCCCTTACATCAACCGTTTCAAAGGTAAGACGTTCGTCGTGAAGTTTGGCGGCAAGGTCGCCGCCGAGGAAGCTACGCTGGATTCGTTTTGTGAAGAACTGGCGCTCTGTGCCCAGGTTGGCATTCGCGTGGTGGCTGTCCATGGCGGCGGGATGCAAGCCAACGAACTGAGCCAGCAGCTCGGCATCAAGCCAAAAACCATCAACGGCCGCCGGGTGACGGATGAGCGCGCGCTCGACGTGGTCAAAATGGTCTTCGGCGGCAAGGTCAACGTCGAAATCCTGGGTGCACTGCGCCAGGCAGGGGTTCCGGCTGTGGGCCTGAGCGGTGTTGACGGCAACATCCTGACAGCGCGCAAGCGCCCACCCCAGGTGGTGGTCAATCTGGAAACCGGCAAGCCACAGACGGTGGACTACGGTTATGTCGGTGAAATTTTTGATGTGGATACCCGCTTGCTGGATACGCTCATCGAAAAGGACTTTGTCCCGGTGATGGCTTCCCTGGCGGCGGATGAGGATGGCGACATTTACAACGTCAATGCCGATACGGTCGCTTCCTCGATTGCCGCTGAAATGCAAGCCGAGAAGCTGGTGTTGGCAACCAATGTGGATGGCGTGCTGGATGATCGCGGGCAGCTCATCAGCCGCCTGACGCTTCAGCAAGTTGCGGCCATGATCGTATCTGGGCAGGTCGCCGGTGGCATGCTTCCAAAACTGGAAGCCGCGGCGCGGGCGCTGCGCTCCGGTGTGCGCTCGGTCCACATCATCAATGGTATGAAAGCCGGGGCTTTGCTGCGGGAAGTGTTTACGGAGGAAGGCGATGGGACGATGATCACCATCAATGGCCACCTTGACGCTGTGGTTCGCCGAACATGA
- a CDS encoding glycosyltransferase family 4 protein, with product MKVLLAHPGTQHAFQLARQLARQGVLSSFWTGLALREEAWWVRWLTASVMIRERLGNRLLSGVPGHLLRLRPWRELSALWALRQGGAALEVFLRRNQAFQASIPSSALRAVDVVIGFDTSSWILAERCRDLGKRFILDQSIAHPLWKKQVFEAVAARYPDWRESLTPPLPEMLAHEAKEHDLAASIVVASQFTQRSLVAHGVPPERVVCNPYGVDLAAFYPRAQPEGERPFRFLFLGTLTARKGVPLLLDVWRRLATRRAELWLVGPASPAVRRLVPDLPGLKVLGKRPHRDLPELIRACDVLVFPSYFEGFGLVVLEAMACGVPVIASDATVGPDIITDGCDGWLMTAGDATRLQSAMEDAMSNPVKTFEMGRLARQRATAYTWEAYGARWQTLLETT from the coding sequence ATGAAGGTTTTGCTCGCGCACCCTGGAACCCAACACGCCTTCCAGCTCGCCCGGCAGTTGGCGCGGCAGGGCGTTTTGAGCAGTTTCTGGACCGGCTTGGCGCTGCGGGAGGAAGCTTGGTGGGTTCGCTGGCTGACGGCCTCGGTGATGATTCGTGAGCGACTGGGGAATCGGCTTCTGTCGGGTGTGCCGGGGCATCTTCTCCGGTTGCGTCCGTGGCGGGAATTATCCGCGCTGTGGGCGCTGCGCCAGGGGGGAGCGGCATTAGAGGTCTTTCTCAGGCGGAATCAGGCCTTTCAGGCGAGCATTCCATCGTCAGCGTTGCGGGCCGTGGATGTCGTGATTGGATTTGATACGTCCTCGTGGATTCTGGCGGAGCGTTGCCGCGACCTAGGCAAGCGCTTCATCCTCGACCAAAGCATTGCGCATCCGCTGTGGAAAAAACAGGTCTTTGAGGCTGTCGCCGCGCGTTACCCGGACTGGCGGGAAAGTCTCACGCCGCCGCTGCCGGAAATGCTGGCCCACGAAGCCAAGGAGCATGACTTGGCGGCATCCATTGTCGTGGCGAGCCAATTCACCCAACGGTCACTGGTCGCCCATGGCGTGCCGCCGGAGCGGGTTGTTTGTAATCCGTATGGCGTTGATCTCGCTGCTTTTTACCCGCGCGCCCAGCCGGAAGGTGAGCGCCCCTTCCGCTTTCTCTTTCTGGGAACGTTAACTGCCCGCAAGGGCGTGCCGCTCTTGCTCGATGTGTGGCGGCGGCTGGCAACCCGCCGTGCCGAGCTGTGGTTGGTCGGCCCGGCCAGTCCGGCCGTGCGGCGGCTCGTGCCTGATTTGCCCGGACTCAAGGTACTGGGCAAGCGCCCCCACCGTGATTTGCCGGAACTCATCCGGGCCTGCGACGTTCTGGTGTTTCCAAGCTACTTTGAGGGCTTCGGTCTGGTGGTGTTGGAGGCGATGGCCTGCGGCGTGCCGGTCATTGCTTCCGACGCCACCGTTGGGCCAGACATCATCACGGATGGCTGCGACGGCTGGCTGATGACGGCGGGCGATGCCACCCGGCTCCAGTCGGCCATGGAAGACGCCATGTCAAACCCGGTAAAAACCTTTGAGATGGGACGACTGGCGCGACAGCGCGCCACGGCGTACACTTGGGAAGCTTACGGCGCGCGTTGGCAGACCCTGCTAGAAACGACCTAG